One Pyramidobacter piscolens W5455 genomic region harbors:
- a CDS encoding Nif3-like dinuclear metal center hexameric protein, which yields MSALKVRELIPLIDELAPFELAESWDRCGLRLGRYDALVGGIAVALDPSAEAVRQAARRGCGLLITHHPPMFAPQEDMICDRCDPKIVEAAFKNDVCLVACHTNFDSARGGVNEKLAQLAGLRDARPLEPPATERGFGMGAVGTVRSASAEELARDIARKWNLSGYRLYDGGSTVDRVALCGGSGGDLWKKLERTGSVLYATADLRYHECLEAVDAGLSVMLCDHGEMENLPLSYFSEALAQKTGLPVHFLDLVASKRCRERWCDAERHVSD from the coding sequence ATGAGCGCGTTGAAAGTACGAGAGCTGATCCCGCTGATCGATGAGCTGGCTCCTTTTGAACTTGCGGAAAGCTGGGATCGTTGCGGCCTGCGGCTTGGCAGATACGACGCGCTTGTCGGCGGGATCGCCGTGGCGCTGGATCCCTCCGCGGAGGCCGTCAGACAGGCGGCGCGACGCGGCTGCGGGCTTTTGATCACTCATCATCCGCCGATGTTCGCCCCGCAGGAAGATATGATCTGCGACCGCTGCGACCCGAAGATCGTCGAGGCGGCGTTTAAAAACGACGTCTGCCTCGTCGCCTGCCATACGAATTTCGACAGCGCCCGCGGCGGCGTGAACGAGAAACTGGCGCAGCTGGCCGGACTTCGGGATGCAAGGCCGCTCGAACCTCCGGCGACGGAGCGCGGCTTTGGCATGGGGGCGGTCGGCACCGTCCGTTCCGCCTCGGCTGAAGAGCTCGCCCGCGATATCGCTCGAAAATGGAATCTGTCCGGCTATCGCCTCTATGACGGCGGCTCGACGGTGGATCGCGTCGCTTTGTGCGGCGGATCGGGCGGCGATCTTTGGAAGAAGCTGGAGCGGACCGGTTCCGTGCTTTACGCGACGGCCGACCTCCGTTACCATGAATGCCTGGAAGCCGTCGACGCCGGTCTGAGCGTGATGCTCTGCGACCATGGCGAGATGGAAAATCTGCCGCTGTCGTATTTTTCGGAGGCACTGGCGCAGAAGACGGGCTTGCCGGTCCATTTCCTCGATCTGGTCGCTTCCAAACGCTGCCGGGAACGCTGGTGCGACGCCGAACGCCATGTTTCAGATTGA
- the glpX gene encoding class II fructose-bisphosphatase — MKSLFGDARLPDRNLALEFCRGTEAAAMSAGRLMGRGDKNAADGAAVNAMRYMLNTVDMDGIVVIGEGEKDEAPMLFNGEHLGTGKNAAVDIAVDPIDGTRLTALGISGAISVVAGAPRGTMFNPKTVFYMNKLVVGPEAKDVIDIEAPVAENIRRVAEARKKAMGDITVVVLDRPRHEKLIAEIRAAGARIKLITDGDIAGALLTCKLERGADMLMGIGGTPEAVITACAIKAMGGNMQGKLWARNDEERQKALDAGMDFNKVLTIDDLVCSDDVFFAATGITDGDFLKGVRYEGERIYTSSLVMRAKSGTVRYIDAVHSLYKLDKIAGIDYRA, encoded by the coding sequence ATGAAAAGTCTGTTTGGCGACGCTCGTCTGCCCGATCGAAATTTGGCGCTTGAATTCTGTCGCGGCACGGAGGCTGCGGCGATGTCGGCGGGTCGCCTGATGGGGCGTGGGGATAAAAACGCGGCCGACGGCGCGGCCGTCAACGCGATGCGTTACATGCTCAACACGGTGGATATGGACGGCATCGTGGTGATCGGAGAGGGCGAGAAAGACGAAGCGCCGATGTTGTTCAACGGCGAACACCTCGGCACCGGCAAGAACGCCGCGGTGGACATCGCGGTGGATCCCATCGACGGAACGCGTTTGACGGCCCTCGGCATCAGCGGCGCGATCAGCGTCGTTGCCGGCGCGCCGCGCGGTACGATGTTCAATCCCAAGACCGTTTTTTACATGAACAAACTGGTCGTCGGCCCTGAAGCGAAAGACGTCATCGATATCGAAGCCCCGGTGGCGGAAAACATCCGCCGCGTCGCGGAAGCCCGTAAAAAAGCGATGGGCGACATCACCGTGGTCGTGCTGGACCGCCCCCGTCATGAGAAACTCATTGCGGAGATCCGTGCCGCCGGCGCCCGCATCAAGCTCATCACCGACGGCGATATCGCCGGCGCGCTCCTGACCTGCAAGCTGGAGCGCGGCGCCGACATGCTCATGGGCATCGGCGGCACCCCCGAAGCCGTCATCACTGCCTGCGCCATCAAGGCCATGGGCGGCAACATGCAGGGCAAACTTTGGGCGCGCAACGACGAAGAGCGTCAGAAGGCGCTCGATGCCGGAATGGACTTCAATAAGGTGCTGACCATCGACGACCTGGTTTGCAGCGACGACGTGTTTTTTGCCGCCACTGGCATTACGGACGGCGACTTTTTGAAAGGCGTCCGTTATGAGGGCGAACGAATCTATACAAGTTCTCTTGTGATGCGCGCCAAAAGCGGAACGGTCCGTTACATCGATGCGGTGCACAGTCTCTATAAGCTTGACAAAATTGCCGGCATCGATTACAGAGCATGA
- the purB gene encoding adenylosuccinate lyase, which translates to MIPRYETKEMKEIWSLENQYRSWEVVELAVCHAWAKDGVIPPEAMKKIDERSGFDADEILKIEAEVQHDMIAFDTDMANHVGPEGRYIHLGLTSSDVEDTASALRLRQSLDVVIRELDVFMKDVLEQAKKYKHTPSVGRSHGVHAEPITFGLKILNWYSELLRDHKRLENAREEISCGKISGAVGTYAHCPPHIEASVCAELGLKPDLVSTQIIQRDRHAVVMFALASLGGAMERIATEIRHLQRTEVREALEPFGKKQKGSSAMPHKRNPIQCEKICGMARMLRSFTVVAQENVALWHERDISHSSTERLIWPDAFHLAHYMLKTLGRVVRGLDVSPRRLQEDLELTGGLVYSQRVLLQLVEKYNMRREDAYLAVQRNAMKTWNGEGHFLDLLAGDELIKGKIDRTELAQLFTNEYYFRFVDEIFARFE; encoded by the coding sequence ATGATCCCACGGTATGAGACGAAAGAAATGAAAGAAATCTGGTCTCTCGAGAACCAGTACCGAAGCTGGGAAGTCGTCGAACTGGCCGTTTGCCACGCGTGGGCGAAAGACGGCGTCATTCCCCCCGAAGCGATGAAAAAAATCGACGAGCGCAGCGGCTTCGACGCCGACGAGATCCTGAAGATCGAGGCCGAAGTCCAGCACGACATGATCGCTTTCGATACGGACATGGCCAACCATGTGGGGCCGGAAGGTCGTTACATCCATCTCGGGCTGACCAGCAGCGATGTGGAAGACACGGCGAGCGCCCTTCGCCTGCGGCAGTCGCTGGACGTCGTGATCCGCGAGCTCGACGTGTTTATGAAGGATGTGCTCGAACAGGCGAAAAAGTATAAACACACGCCTTCCGTTGGGCGCAGCCACGGCGTTCACGCCGAGCCGATCACTTTCGGCTTGAAAATACTGAACTGGTATTCGGAACTGCTGCGCGATCATAAGCGTTTGGAAAATGCCAGGGAGGAAATCTCCTGCGGAAAAATTTCCGGCGCCGTCGGAACGTACGCTCATTGCCCGCCTCACATCGAAGCTTCCGTCTGCGCCGAGCTGGGGCTGAAGCCGGATCTCGTTTCGACGCAGATCATCCAGAGAGACCGCCACGCCGTCGTCATGTTCGCCCTGGCCAGCCTTGGCGGCGCGATGGAACGGATCGCCACCGAAATCCGCCACCTGCAGCGCACCGAAGTGCGCGAAGCGCTCGAACCGTTCGGCAAGAAACAGAAAGGTTCGTCGGCGATGCCTCACAAGCGCAACCCCATCCAGTGCGAGAAAATCTGCGGCATGGCGCGCATGCTGCGCTCCTTTACGGTCGTGGCGCAGGAAAACGTCGCCCTTTGGCACGAACGCGACATCAGCCATTCCAGCACCGAACGGCTCATTTGGCCCGACGCCTTTCATCTGGCCCATTACATGCTGAAAACTCTTGGGCGCGTCGTCCGCGGTCTCGACGTGTCGCCGCGGCGCCTGCAGGAGGACCTCGAACTGACCGGCGGGCTCGTGTACAGTCAAAGAGTCCTTCTTCAGCTGGTGGAGAAATACAACATGCGCCGCGAAGACGCATATCTGGCCGTACAGCGCAACGCCATGAAAACGTGGAACGGCGAAGGTCATTTCCTTGATCTATTGGCTGGCGACGAACTGATCAAGGGGAAAATTGACCGAACGGAACTGGCGCAGCTTTTTACGAACGAGTATTACTTCCGTTTTGTCGATGAAATTTTCGCCCGCTTTGAATAG
- the ftsY gene encoding signal recognition particle-docking protein FtsY gives MSFFGKLKEKLDGVRHRWSANITRLFGGTIDEDFWLDLEDVLIAGDVGLETAEALLGEMRAYHAQRRCDGKELLRHFKSELVKRLGGVPRMGAPLLSGENGLAAILMVGVNGSGKTTTTGKLAWLYKKSGKKVIVAAADTFRAAAIEQLQVWGEKSGIRVIAQKQGGDSAAVVFDALSAARSSGADVLIVDTAGRLQSKHNLMEELGKIYRVIEREVGKERMESVLVLDSVIGQNAFRQAEVFNEVAPLTGVILAKYDNTAKGGIVLPIADKLRLPIRYIGLGEAPEDLKLFNAEEFVEALFGETAPEN, from the coding sequence ATGTCCTTTTTCGGCAAGTTGAAAGAGAAACTCGACGGCGTTCGTCACCGTTGGAGCGCCAATATAACGCGGCTCTTCGGCGGCACGATCGACGAAGACTTTTGGCTGGATCTTGAAGATGTGCTGATCGCAGGCGACGTGGGGTTGGAAACGGCGGAAGCTCTTTTGGGCGAAATGAGAGCGTATCATGCACAACGCCGCTGCGACGGGAAAGAACTGCTCCGGCATTTCAAAAGCGAACTGGTAAAACGACTCGGCGGGGTCCCGCGCATGGGCGCGCCGTTGCTGAGCGGCGAAAACGGCCTCGCGGCGATTTTGATGGTCGGCGTGAACGGCAGTGGGAAAACGACCACGACGGGAAAGCTGGCCTGGCTTTACAAAAAGTCGGGCAAAAAAGTCATCGTCGCCGCCGCGGACACCTTTCGGGCCGCGGCGATAGAACAGCTGCAGGTCTGGGGCGAAAAAAGCGGGATCCGCGTGATCGCGCAGAAGCAGGGCGGCGATTCGGCCGCGGTCGTGTTCGACGCGCTCTCGGCGGCCCGTTCCTCCGGCGCGGACGTTCTGATCGTGGATACCGCGGGAAGGCTCCAGTCCAAGCACAATCTCATGGAAGAACTGGGAAAAATCTATCGGGTGATCGAACGTGAAGTCGGAAAAGAACGCATGGAAAGCGTTCTCGTGCTCGACTCGGTCATCGGCCAGAACGCTTTCCGGCAGGCGGAAGTCTTCAACGAAGTGGCGCCGCTGACCGGGGTCATCCTCGCCAAATACGACAACACGGCCAAAGGCGGGATCGTCCTGCCGATCGCCGACAAGCTGCGTTTGCCCATTCGTTACATCGGTCTTGGCGAAGCGCCTGAAGACCTGAAACTTTTCAACGCCGAGGAATTCGTGGAAGCTCTTTTCGGAGAAACGGCGCCGGAAAATTAA
- a CDS encoding stage 0 sporulation family protein — protein MYLTIFGKPRYLGLIVAENNIRFEKGEQLLVESSRGTEIAVVAGEITERQEALYRAIDNRQEGQSGNDSGLQNVTFLHKAGMEDLEKEKNNRGEEERVLVAARQVLSRHNLDMKLVDVEYMNDRKKLFLYFTSEQRVDFRAYVRDLAREFRTRIELRQIGVRDESKVVKGIGACGRVCCCSYWLHRFMPIGIKMVKEQNLALNPTKISGLCGRLMCCMSFEQNSYHELWKSLPSHGAKIKTEQGTWILTGVDLATRTCSVHGPEGNISIPVTMYQQFKETLLAGKTWNNEEHGLDEKGQPLTAFEGGAPIVGEERGCSGCESCPQYSGTKKISDDRDETRVTVVNVSDVTAGNGKGTAEYTEEARRRHRRKNTRVLATEGKADSGNKEEPALEQKKAGQKNILQGGKAKLPSRPTGSKNQKRRDEQGTDAPQPPAYGSTGGAVPEEHSRSGAWGRRTSSRGFHRPGNRKRPVSEPSSRTDSSEEGKR, from the coding sequence ATGTATTTGACGATTTTCGGCAAACCGCGTTACCTGGGGCTGATCGTTGCCGAAAATAACATTCGTTTTGAAAAAGGAGAACAGCTGCTCGTAGAAAGTTCGCGAGGGACGGAGATCGCCGTCGTCGCCGGAGAGATCACGGAACGCCAGGAAGCCCTTTACCGAGCCATAGACAACCGGCAGGAGGGGCAGTCGGGCAATGATTCCGGGCTTCAGAACGTAACCTTCCTGCATAAGGCCGGGATGGAAGATCTGGAAAAAGAGAAGAACAACCGCGGCGAAGAAGAGCGCGTTCTTGTCGCCGCCAGACAGGTCTTGAGCCGTCATAATCTTGACATGAAACTGGTCGACGTGGAATACATGAACGATCGTAAAAAATTGTTTTTGTATTTCACTTCCGAGCAGCGCGTCGATTTTCGCGCTTACGTCCGGGACCTGGCCCGGGAATTCCGTACGCGTATCGAGCTGCGGCAAATCGGCGTCAGAGACGAGTCCAAGGTGGTCAAGGGGATCGGCGCCTGCGGCCGCGTCTGTTGTTGCAGTTACTGGCTCCATCGTTTTATGCCGATCGGCATTAAAATGGTCAAGGAGCAGAATCTGGCTCTCAATCCGACCAAAATCTCCGGACTGTGCGGGCGGCTTATGTGCTGCATGAGCTTCGAACAAAACTCGTACCATGAATTGTGGAAGAGTCTGCCGTCCCACGGTGCCAAGATCAAAACGGAACAGGGAACGTGGATCTTGACGGGCGTCGATCTGGCGACGCGGACCTGTAGCGTTCACGGGCCGGAAGGAAACATCAGCATCCCCGTGACGATGTATCAGCAGTTCAAGGAAACGCTGCTCGCCGGCAAGACGTGGAACAACGAAGAGCACGGCCTTGACGAGAAAGGGCAGCCGTTGACGGCGTTTGAGGGAGGCGCTCCGATCGTCGGTGAGGAGCGCGGCTGTTCGGGATGTGAGAGTTGTCCTCAGTACAGCGGAACAAAAAAAATATCAGACGATCGCGACGAAACGCGGGTGACGGTTGTAAACGTTTCCGACGTAACGGCGGGCAATGGGAAAGGCACTGCGGAATATACAGAAGAAGCGCGCCGCCGGCATCGCAGGAAGAACACCCGCGTTTTGGCGACAGAGGGCAAAGCAGATTCGGGGAACAAAGAGGAACCGGCTTTGGAGCAGAAGAAAGCGGGACAGAAAAATATTCTCCAGGGGGGCAAGGCAAAACTCCCCTCAAGACCGACCGGCTCAAAAAATCAGAAGCGCAGAGACGAGCAGGGGACTGACGCTCCGCAGCCCCCGGCCTATGGGAGCACGGGGGGTGCGGTTCCGGAGGAGCATAGCCGTTCGGGAGCGTGGGGGCGCCGGACCTCGAGTCGCGGATTCCATCGCCCCGGCAACAGGAAAAGACCTGTCTCCGAACCATCTTCGCGGACAGACTCTTCTGAGGAGGGGAAACGCTAG
- a CDS encoding DNA polymerase III, delta prime subunit, whose product MSQSEIFWQNDVHWHELLKFIARGSVPGSIGIEIRLPWQREVMLSLARRILCESGSACGQCPSCRAWVDAEHPDLLVAGEPDAPAPIDECRAKSADLSLSPVVAPVRLLVFYAPEKMSPGAVNSLLKITEEPPPKGHLLYMMDRGTILSTLRSRLWMLSFSVEEKIAPLSPPASQSEWLRWLKENEKNDVQKWYAMAHGYASWLCKNGKLERAGMLRQLAETALATHLSAAMWTDLLFLLLREEYPFEHVFDDFRQTALPGADRCRK is encoded by the coding sequence ATGAGTCAGAGCGAAATCTTTTGGCAGAACGACGTTCATTGGCATGAGTTGCTGAAATTTATCGCTCGGGGCTCGGTTCCCGGTTCGATCGGCATTGAGATCCGTTTGCCCTGGCAGCGGGAGGTCATGCTTTCGCTGGCTCGCCGCATCCTGTGCGAGTCGGGTTCCGCCTGCGGCCAGTGTCCGTCGTGCCGGGCGTGGGTCGATGCGGAACATCCCGATTTGTTGGTCGCCGGCGAGCCGGACGCGCCCGCGCCCATCGACGAATGCCGCGCGAAAAGCGCCGACCTGTCGCTTTCGCCCGTCGTCGCGCCGGTGCGGCTTCTGGTGTTTTACGCTCCCGAAAAGATGAGCCCGGGAGCGGTGAACAGTCTGCTCAAGATTACCGAAGAACCGCCGCCCAAGGGGCACCTTCTGTATATGATGGACCGCGGCACCATTCTTTCCACTTTGCGAAGTCGTCTGTGGATGTTATCATTCTCCGTGGAAGAAAAAATCGCGCCTTTGTCGCCTCCGGCTTCTCAGTCCGAATGGCTGCGCTGGTTGAAAGAAAACGAGAAAAACGACGTACAGAAATGGTACGCCATGGCGCATGGCTATGCGTCGTGGCTCTGCAAAAACGGCAAGCTGGAGCGCGCCGGCATGCTGCGCCAGCTTGCCGAGACGGCGCTCGCCACCCACCTGTCTGCGGCGATGTGGACAGATCTTTTGTTTCTTCTGTTGAGAGAGGAGTATCCCTTTGAGCATGTATTTGACGATTTTCGGCAAACCGCGTTACCTGGGGCTGATCGTTGCCGAAAATAA
- the tmk gene encoding dTMP kinase encodes MFITIEGIDGSGKSTQARRLAARLRREGKKVTETHEPGDWPHGDILRALLLNGRLRHPMTEIMLFVADRCEHVAQVIQPALDQGEFVVCDRYNDSTRAYQCWGRGLKEDILESLIKWCGIPEPDLTVWLDLPVEEARKRMAGRGGSDRIEGEDLKFHEAVARGFKELAERNGSRFFRVDARAGEDEIEETIFSELKRRCVI; translated from the coding sequence ATGTTTATCACGATAGAAGGGATCGACGGCTCCGGCAAGTCGACACAGGCCAGGCGCCTCGCGGCGCGTTTGAGGCGCGAGGGCAAAAAAGTGACGGAGACGCATGAACCGGGAGACTGGCCCCACGGGGATATTCTGCGCGCTCTTCTGCTGAACGGGCGGCTCCGGCACCCGATGACCGAGATCATGCTTTTTGTGGCCGACCGGTGCGAACACGTCGCGCAGGTCATTCAACCCGCTCTGGATCAAGGGGAATTTGTCGTCTGTGACCGCTATAACGACTCCACCCGGGCCTACCAGTGCTGGGGACGCGGACTAAAAGAAGACATTCTGGAGAGCCTGATAAAGTGGTGCGGGATTCCGGAGCCCGACCTGACGGTCTGGCTTGATCTCCCGGTGGAAGAAGCGAGGAAGAGGATGGCCGGCCGCGGCGGAAGCGATAGGATCGAAGGCGAAGACTTGAAATTTCATGAGGCCGTCGCCCGTGGTTTTAAAGAGTTGGCCGAAAGGAACGGCTCGAGATTTTTCAGAGTCGACGCCCGGGCAGGCGAGGACGAGATCGAGGAGACGATCTTCTCCGAATTGAAAAGGCGTTGCGTCATATGA
- a CDS encoding M20 metallopeptidase family protein — MNQLVRELEKKYRESCMTFYRHLHAHPELSYHEEKTAAFVYDILKSLPLDEIRPNVGGHGVVALLKGDRPGPCVALRADMDALSIQENTGCPFASQIPGVMHACGHDAHTAILLGTVHVLCEMKKQIAGSLKFIFQPSEEMTPTGGAPGMIRDGVLENPDVDAIIGLHVWPTLATGTIGLQAGAVSASSDHLRATIHGVASHGSMPDLGADAIVAASAVVMALQPIISRNLCPRNTAVITIGTIKGGDRYNIVPDRVDLDGTVRSFDETDHKKLPQWIERAIFNTAAAYGCTAEIDYQTGFPATMNHERLVSIGREVIRDVLGESGVLPYLPVPPTGEDFSFYTLKVPAAFAWLGCRPDGVAPEDMPALHNDRFLPDPACFPYGIQYLASMALKLLDSDLKGLKK; from the coding sequence GTGAACCAGCTCGTCAGAGAACTCGAAAAGAAATACCGCGAAAGCTGCATGACGTTTTACCGCCATCTCCACGCTCATCCGGAGCTCAGTTACCACGAAGAGAAAACCGCGGCTTTCGTGTACGACATTTTGAAGAGCCTGCCGCTGGACGAAATTCGTCCGAACGTCGGCGGTCACGGCGTCGTCGCGCTTTTAAAGGGCGATCGTCCGGGGCCGTGCGTCGCGCTCCGCGCCGACATGGACGCGCTGAGCATCCAGGAGAACACGGGCTGTCCCTTCGCCTCGCAGATTCCCGGCGTGATGCACGCCTGCGGGCATGACGCCCACACGGCGATCCTGTTGGGGACCGTTCATGTGCTCTGCGAAATGAAGAAGCAGATCGCCGGTTCGCTGAAATTTATCTTCCAACCCTCGGAAGAGATGACGCCGACAGGCGGCGCGCCGGGGATGATCCGCGACGGCGTTCTTGAAAATCCCGATGTCGACGCGATCATCGGCCTTCACGTCTGGCCGACGCTGGCGACGGGGACGATCGGTTTGCAGGCCGGCGCGGTGTCCGCCTCTTCCGATCATCTTCGCGCCACGATCCATGGCGTCGCCAGTCACGGGTCGATGCCCGACCTGGGCGCCGACGCCATCGTGGCGGCCTCGGCCGTCGTCATGGCGCTTCAGCCTATTATTTCACGAAACCTGTGTCCCCGCAATACCGCGGTCATCACCATCGGCACCATCAAAGGCGGCGACCGCTACAATATCGTCCCCGACCGCGTCGACCTCGACGGCACGGTGCGCAGTTTCGACGAGACGGATCATAAAAAGCTGCCGCAGTGGATTGAGCGGGCGATCTTCAACACGGCCGCCGCGTATGGCTGTACGGCCGAAATCGATTATCAGACGGGATTTCCGGCGACGATGAACCACGAACGGCTCGTGAGCATCGGCCGGGAAGTGATCCGCGACGTGCTGGGCGAGAGCGGCGTGCTGCCCTATCTTCCCGTGCCGCCGACGGGCGAGGATTTTTCGTTTTATACGCTGAAAGTTCCGGCCGCTTTTGCCTGGCTCGGCTGCCGCCCTGACGGCGTCGCGCCCGAAGACATGCCGGCGCTCCACAACGACCGTTTCCTTCCCGACCCCGCCTGTTTCCCCTATGGAATCCAGTACCTCGCTTCAATGGCGCTGAAACTTCTCGACTCCGACCTGAAAGGACTCAAAAAATGA
- a CDS encoding amidohydrolase, giving the protein MTCTLTENDRIQKMIERRRDFHRYPETGWTEFRTTAKVAQIMDGLGYALRFGGDFVRPETVMGRSIDVEAQMRRAVDQGADPAWVKKTGGTTGLCAELDTGREGPVVAMRFDIDCVDTDEAADEGHLPAREGFRSVNKGWMHACGHDGHTAIGLAVAEYVSEHKDSLKGKIRFLFQPAEEGVRGGYAMTQAGLLDDADWFIALHLGLGVPTGTVYGGTYGFLCTTKIDVDFTGKGAHAGGEPNQGKNALLAAASAALNLHAIAPHRDGPTRINVGVLQAGEGRNVVPPKASMKIETRGATDDILKYVYERAVQVIQGAAAMYDCTAEIFKRGEANTADSDREIVDIICDAAREVKGVTKVFPKQLMSGSDDACWMMKRVQDRSGKATYVGLGATIAAGHHNDHFDFDEACLPIGCDVLCGAIRRLSGK; this is encoded by the coding sequence ATGACGTGCACGCTAACCGAAAACGATCGCATTCAGAAAATGATCGAACGACGCCGCGATTTCCACCGCTATCCCGAGACTGGCTGGACGGAGTTCCGCACCACGGCCAAAGTCGCCCAGATCATGGACGGGCTTGGCTATGCGCTGCGCTTCGGCGGCGATTTCGTCAGACCGGAGACGGTCATGGGACGGTCAATCGACGTCGAAGCGCAAATGCGGCGCGCCGTCGATCAGGGGGCCGACCCCGCATGGGTGAAAAAAACGGGCGGCACCACCGGCCTCTGCGCCGAGCTGGACACGGGACGCGAAGGTCCCGTCGTCGCCATGCGCTTCGACATCGATTGCGTGGATACCGACGAAGCCGCGGACGAAGGGCACCTTCCCGCCAGGGAAGGATTCCGTTCCGTCAACAAGGGCTGGATGCACGCCTGCGGTCACGACGGGCACACCGCGATCGGCCTGGCGGTGGCCGAATACGTCTCCGAACACAAAGACTCCCTCAAAGGCAAGATCCGTTTTCTCTTTCAGCCGGCGGAAGAGGGCGTGCGCGGCGGCTACGCGATGACGCAGGCCGGCCTGCTGGACGACGCGGACTGGTTCATCGCGCTCCACCTCGGCCTCGGCGTGCCGACAGGAACGGTCTACGGCGGCACCTATGGTTTCCTCTGCACTACGAAAATCGACGTCGATTTCACCGGCAAGGGCGCCCACGCCGGCGGCGAGCCCAATCAGGGGAAAAACGCGCTGCTGGCGGCCGCTTCGGCCGCGCTGAACCTCCACGCCATCGCCCCGCATCGCGACGGGCCGACGCGCATCAACGTCGGCGTGCTTCAGGCCGGCGAAGGACGCAACGTCGTGCCTCCCAAGGCGTCCATGAAGATCGAGACGCGAGGCGCGACCGACGACATTCTCAAATATGTGTACGAGCGCGCCGTTCAAGTCATTCAGGGGGCCGCCGCCATGTACGACTGCACGGCGGAGATCTTCAAACGCGGCGAGGCGAACACCGCCGACAGCGATCGGGAGATCGTCGACATCATCTGCGACGCGGCCCGCGAGGTCAAGGGCGTCACGAAAGTCTTCCCCAAACAGCTGATGTCGGGAAGCGACGACGCCTGCTGGATGATGAAGCGCGTGCAGGATCGCAGCGGCAAAGCCACGTACGTCGGTTTGGGGGCGACCATCGCCGCGGGGCACCACAACGACCATTTCGACTTCGACGAGGCCTGCCTGCCCATCGGCTGCGACGTCCTCTGCGGCGCTATCAGGCGTCTCTCCGGAAAATAA
- a CDS encoding (deoxy)nucleoside triphosphate pyrophosphohydrolase codes for MIDVAAAIICDDKGKILICQRQGGGNCANRWEFPGGKREPGETMEECLIRECREELGVCLKLEGLYADLSYAYPDGAIHFNFFKARIQGGTATLNVHREMRWVAPARLLDFDFCPADEGIVRRLAAGR; via the coding sequence ATGATCGACGTGGCGGCTGCCATCATCTGCGACGATAAAGGGAAAATTTTGATCTGCCAGCGGCAAGGCGGCGGAAACTGCGCCAATCGCTGGGAGTTTCCGGGCGGCAAGCGCGAGCCCGGGGAAACCATGGAAGAATGCCTGATCCGCGAATGCCGCGAAGAGCTGGGCGTCTGCCTCAAGCTGGAGGGGCTTTATGCCGATCTGAGCTATGCTTATCCGGATGGGGCGATCCATTTCAATTTTTTCAAGGCCCGGATTCAGGGCGGAACGGCGACGCTGAACGTGCATCGGGAGATGCGATGGGTCGCGCCGGCGCGTCTGTTGGATTTCGACTTCTGTCCGGCCGACGAAGGGATCGTTCGTCGGCTGGCGGCGGGACGATAG
- a CDS encoding YchJ family protein, translating to MSLCPCGSNRELEECCRPIIKGSRRARTAVELMKARYVAYTTGDIDFIISSHDPETRENVSKEATEEWSRSAHWLGIEIRSTVGGGPDDDEGVVEFVASFELEGKKINHHEKSYFKKINGNWFFVDGQVVPETFVRSAPKVGRNDPCPCGSGKKYKFCCGKNR from the coding sequence ATGTCTCTTTGCCCTTGTGGTTCAAACCGTGAATTGGAAGAATGCTGCCGCCCCATTATCAAAGGCAGCCGCCGTGCCCGAACCGCCGTAGAATTGATGAAGGCCCGCTACGTGGCCTACACGACCGGCGACATCGACTTTATCATTTCCAGCCATGATCCGGAAACACGGGAGAACGTCAGCAAGGAAGCGACCGAAGAATGGTCCCGTTCGGCGCACTGGCTCGGCATCGAAATCCGCAGCACGGTCGGCGGCGGGCCGGACGATGACGAGGGCGTCGTCGAATTCGTGGCCAGCTTCGAACTTGAGGGCAAAAAAATCAACCACCACGAGAAGTCGTACTTCAAAAAAATCAACGGGAACTGGTTCTTCGTGGACGGTCAGGTCGTTCCCGAGACGTTCGTCCGTTCTGCCCCGAAAGTGGGACGAAACGATCCTTGCCCCTGCGGAAGCGGAAAGAAATACAAGTTCTGCTGCGGCAAAAACCGTTAG